The Halictus rubicundus isolate RS-2024b unplaced genomic scaffold, iyHalRubi1_principal scaffold0107, whole genome shotgun sequence genome includes a window with the following:
- the LOC143363725 gene encoding uncharacterized protein LOC143363725 has translation MECQTGKRLEYTDNGLEYCNKDLTAYFNSLGIKHKRSNVETPQMNGVAERINRTLLNLIRAMLKSSGLPQRFWAEAVTTASYVKNRIGHPATKGEVSMAILTDRKHSCNLQDIPSTTSLSVPSAGNVSEVSFRDRLASCFVDNNLTHTQGNNILSLLRTHSCFSSLPKDIRTLIGTPCTSVVTSVVEPGEYVHFDVELKIVKQLSQCSPVIPGELQLDFHVDGCSLDNSNTIQIWPIQVRIVNILNSKPIVVGIYKGTQKPKDCNSYLQKFVSDINLIISNGGITFHEKKIPVVLRCFIADAPARAFILHHKGHMSHRPCSKCKVCGTQERGRQVFNGITHPLRSDEEYTRCSDEDHHKDGQSPLALMPIGMVSQMPFEYMHLVCLGVIKKLLSAWVCGKYSPFSKLSSRQIFTISERMRRVNKYCPSEFARRPRSIDLFCKFKATEFRQFLLYTAPFVTYGVLKDNVYRHFLFLHSAIMVSQVFVSKYLKFAEGALQLFVRRCEKFYGPTFNSYNVDGLLHLADDVRRFGTLDSFSAFPYESNMSIFRKYCRKPGQPLQQFSNRMREIEHHGSNKGGGDSSTTIQASMMFHNSSGAISYRKLQIHSLLVGTDERDNCCIFHDGTV, from the exons atggaaTGCCAAACTGGGAAGAGATTAGAATACACTGACAACGGATTAGAATACTGCAATAAAGATTTAACTGCATATTTTAACAGTTTAGGAATCAAACACAAGAGATCAAACGTAGAAACACCACAAATGAACGGCGTGGCTGAAAGGATAAAtagaacattgttaaatttaatcaGAGCAATGTTAAAATCTTCAGGTTTACCCCAGAGATTTTGGGCGGAAGCAGTCACTACGGCTAGCTACGTGAAGAATAGAATTGGCCATCCTGCAACAAAAGGTGAAGTGTCCATGGCAATATTGACGGACCGAAAACACAGT tgtaatctgCAGGACATTCCTAGCACGacttctttatccgtgcct tCCGCTGGTAatgtttcagaagtatcatttcgtgatcgtttggcatcttgctttgtggacaataatttaacgcacactcaggggaacaacatcttatctcttctacgtacccattcgtgtttttctagtttgccgaaagatataagaacgctcattggTACACCTTGTACCAGTGtggtcacctctgtggtagaaccaggagagtatgttcattttgatgtagagttgaaaatagttaaacagttatcgCAATGTTCTCCAgtaattcctggagagttgcaattggattttcatgtggacggatgtagtttagataattccaatacaattcaaatttggcctattcaagtcagaattgtaaatatcttaaatagtaaacccattgtagtagggatttataaaggcacccaaaaacccaaggattgtaacagttatcttcaaaaatttgtctctgacataaacttgataatttcaaatggaggcattacgttccacgagaaaaaaattccagtcgtattaaggtgttttattgctgatgcaccagctcGAGCCTTTATACTTCATCACAAAGGCCATATGTCTCATCGACCTTGTTCCAAGTGCAAAGTTTGTGGTACACAGGAAAGAGGTCGTCAGGTTTTCAATGGTATTACACATCCTTTACGAAGtgatgaagaatataccaggtgtTCCGATGAGGATCATCATAAAGATGGTCAAAGTCCATTAGCTTTGATGCCAATAGGAATGGTATCACAGATGCCATTCGAGTATATGCATCTCGTATGTCTAGgtgtcattaaaaaattgttatctgcCTGGGTGTGTGGCAAATATtccccattttcaaaattatcttctcgacaaattttcacaatctcagagagaatgagaagggtcaataaatattgtccatccgagtttgcaaggcgtcctagatcaatagatttattttgcaaatttaaagcaacagaatttcggcaatttcttttgtatACTGCTCCATTTGTCACCTATGGAGTGCTGAAGGATAATGTATatcgacacttcttgtttctgcaCAGTGCCATAATGGTTTCACAGGTTTTTGTTAGCAAATATTTAAAGTTTGCAGAAGGAGCTTTGCAACTATTTGTTCGTCGTTGTGAAAAGTTCTATGGCCCAACTTTTAATTCTTATAATGTCGACGGTCTTCTCCACTTGGCGGATGACGTCAGACGTTTTGGTACATTAGATTCATTTTCTGCTTTCCCGTATGAAAGCAacatgtccatttttagaaaatattgcagaaagccaggacaaccccttcaacaattttctaatagaatGAGAGAGATAGAACATCATGGCAGTAATAAGGGAGGTGGTGATTCTTCAACCACCATTCAGGCATCTATGATGTTTCATAATAGTAGTGGTGCTATTTCTTACCGCAAACTTCAAATTCACAGCTTATTGGTTGGCACAGACGAGCGCGATAATTGCTGCATTTTTCACGATGGCACAGTTTGA